A window from Branchiostoma lanceolatum isolate klBraLanc5 chromosome 9, klBraLanc5.hap2, whole genome shotgun sequence encodes these proteins:
- the LOC136442169 gene encoding uncharacterized protein isoform X4, with protein sequence MASKDTGVQMANGTDDLIWITPHICIKKTVAEKTAAQGQKTSGDKTKDAAGAGDNKGVKAGTLGTSQKHAEQTSSAAANAGKGGLEGALAGMLHGPTIKDKTSKENAPIVGPDGIPTEKDRWGSEYVTLKQGAATMQSAAPTQAAATIKSADTTQSAASHGPGLSAALEGMLHGPTIKDKTSKEKAPIVGPDGIPTEKDRWGSEYVTLKQGAATMQSAAPTQAAATIKSADTTQSAASPGPGLSAALEGMLHGPTIKDKTSKEKAPIVGPGGIPKEDVRWPEYGTEKQGAVKMQSAAPTQAAATIKSADTTQSAAPPGPGLSAALEGMLHGPTIKDKTSKEKAPIVGPGGVPKEDVRWPEYGTDKQGAAKMQSATPTQAAATIKSADTTQSAAPPGPGLSAALAGMLHGPTIKDKTSKEKAPIVGPGGVPKEDVRWPEYGSDKQGAVKMQSAAPTQAAATIKSADTTQSAAPPGTGLSAALDGMLHGPTIKDKTSKEKAPIVGPGGVPKEDVRWPEYGSDKQGAVKMQSAAPTQAAATIKSADTTQSAAPPGPGLSAALEGMLHGPTIKDKTSKEKAPIVGPGGVPKEDVRWPEYGTEKQGAVKMQSAAPTQAAATIKSADTTQSAAPPGPGLSAALEGMLHGPTIKDKTSKEKAPIVGPGGVPKEDVRWPEYGTEKQGAAKMQSAAPMQAAATIKSADTTQSAAPPGPGLSAALEGMLHGPTIKDKNQKKKNAPVVGPDSIPTEEVRWGEQHSGKQGAAKMQSAAPTQAAATIKSADTTHSAAPPGPGLSAALEGMLHGPTIKDKNQKKKNAPVVGPDSIPTEEVRWGEQHSGKQGAVKMQSAAPMQAAATIKSADTTQSTAPPGAGLSAALEGMLHGPTIKDKTSKEKAPIVGPGGVPKEDVRWPEYDTGKQGAAKMQSAAPMQAAATIKSADTTQSAAPPGPGLSAALDGMLHGPTIKDKNQKKKNAPVVGPDSIPTEEVRWGEQHSGKQGAAKMQSAAPMQAAATIKSADTTQSAAPPGPGLSAALEGMLHGPTIKDRNQKKKNAPVVGPDSIPTEEVRWGEQHSGKQGAAKMQSAAPTQAAATIKSADTTQSAAPPGPGLSAALEGMLHGPTIKDKNQKKKNAPVVGPDSIPTEEVRWGEQHSGKGAKGSGQSNNKSGGRKGSGKKKGKK encoded by the exons gcataaAGAAGACAGTCGCTGAGAAGACCGCAGCCCAGGGCCAGAAGACGAGCGGTGATAAGACTAAAGATGCAG CAGGAGCTGGAGACAACAAGGGGGTGAAAGCTGGCACCTTGGGGACATCGCAAAAGCACGCTGAGCAGACCAGTTCAGCAGCAGCAAATGCAGGGAAAGGCGGACTGGAGGGTGCACTAGCAGGCATGCTGCATGGTCCAACCATCAAGGACAAGACTTCGAAAGAAAACGCTCCCATCGTAGGTCCAGATGGCATTCCTACGGAAAAAGACAGGTGGGGTTCAGAGTACGTCACCCTCAAACAGGGAGCTGCGACAATGCAGTCAGCGGCTCCAACCCAAGCAGCAGCAACCATCAAATCAGCGGATACAACTCAGTCTGCGGCTTCTCATGGTCCTGGGCTGTCAGCTGCGTTAGAGGGCATGCTGCATGGTCCAACCATCAAGGACAAGACTTCGAAAGAAAAAGCTCCCATCGTCGGTCCAGATGGCATTCCTACGGAAAAAGACAGGTGGGGTTCAGAGTACGTCACCCTCAAACAGGGAGCTGCGACAATGCAGTCAGCGGCTCCAACCCAAGCAGCAGCAACCATCAAATCAGCAGATACAACTCAGTCTGCGGCTTCTCCTGGTCCTGGGCTGTCAGCTGCGTTAGAGGGCATGCTGCATGGTCCAACCATCAAGGACAAGACTTCGAAAGAAAAAGCTCCCATCGTCGGTCCAGGAGGAATCCCTAAGGAAGACGTGAGGTGGCCAGAGTACGGCACAGAGAAGCAGGGCGCAGTAAAGATGCAATCAGCCGCTCCAACCCAAGCAGCAGCAACCATCAAATCAGCAGATACCACACAGTCTGCGGCTCCACCAGGTCCTGGGCTGTCAGCTGCGTTAGAGGGCATGCTGCATGGTCCAACCATCAAGGACAAGACTTCGAAAGAAAAAGCTCCCATCGTCGGTCCAGGAGGAGTCCCTAAGGAAGACGTGAGGTGGCCAGAGTACGGCACAGACAAACAGGGCGCAGCAAAGATGCAGTCAGCGACTCCAACCCAAGCAGCAGCAACCATCAAATCAGCAGATACCACACAGTCTGCGGCTCCACCAGGTCCTGGATTGTCAGCCGCACTGGCGGGTATGTTACATGGTCCAACCATCAAAGACAAGACTTCGAAAGAAAAAGCCCCCATCGTCGGGCCAGGAGGAGTCCCTAAGGAAGACGTGAGGTGGCCAGAGTACGGTTCAGACAAGCAGGGAGCAGTAAAGATGCAATCAGCCGCTCCAACCCAAGCAGCAGCAACCATCAAGTCAGCGGATACCACACAGTCTGCGGCTCCCCCTGGTACCGGATTGTCAGCCGCACTGGATGGTATGTTACATGGTCCAACCATCAAAGACAAGACTTCGAAAGAAAAAGCCCCCATCGTCGGGCCAGGAGGAGTCCCTAAGGAAGACGTGAGGTGGCCAGAGTACGGTTCAGACAAGCAGGGAGCAGTAAAGATGCAATCAGCCGCTCCAACCCAAGCAGCAGCAACCATCAAATCAGCAGATACAACTCAGTCTGCGGCTCCACCAGGTCCTGGGCTGTCAGCTGCGTTAGAGGGCATGCTGCATGGTCCAACCATCAAAGACAAGACTTCGAAAGAAAAAGCCCCCATCGTCGGGCCAGGAGGAGTCCCTAAGGAAGACGTGAGGTGGCCAGAGTACGGCACAGAGAAGCAGGGCGCAGTAAAGATGCAATCAGCCGCTCCAACCCAAGCAGCAGCAACCATCAAATCAGCAGATACCACACAGTCTGCGGCTCCACCAGGTCCTGGGCTGTCAGCTGCATTAGAGGGCATGTTACATGGTCCAACCATCAAGGACAAGACTTCGAAAGAAAAAGCTCCCATCGTCGGTCCAGGAGGAGTCCCTAAGGAAGACGTGAGGTGGCCAGAGTACGGCACAGAGAAGCAGGGCGCAGCAAAGATGCAGTCAGCGGCTCCGATGCAAGCAGCAGCAACCATCAAGTCAGCGGATACAACACAGTCTGCGGCTCCACCAGGTCCTGGGCTGTCAGCTGCATTAGAGGGCATGCTGCATGGTCCAACCATCAAGGACAAGAACCAGAAGAAAAAGAACGCACCAGTCGTCGGTCCTGATAGTATTCCAACGGAAGAAGTCAGGTGGGGGGAGCAACATTCCGGGAAACAGGGCGCAGCAAAGATGCAGTCCGCGGCTCCAACCCAAGCAGCAGCAACCATCAAGTCAGCGGATACAACTCACTCTGCGGCTCCCCCAGGTCCTGGGCTGTCAGCTGCGTTAGAGGGTATGTTGCATGGTCCAACCATCAAAGACAAGAACCAGAAGAAAAAGAACGCACCAGTCGTCGGTCCTGATAGTATTCCAACGGAAGAAGTCAGGTGGGGGGAGCAACATTCCGGGAAACAGGGCGCAGTAAAGATGCAGTCCGCGGCTCCGATGCAAGCAGCAGCAACCATCAAGTCAGCGGATACCACACAGTCTACGGCTCCTCCAGGTGCTGGCTTGTCAGCTGCGTTAGAGGGTATGTTGCATGGTCCAACCATCAAGGACAAGACTTCGAAAGAAAAAGCTCCCATCGTCGGTCCAGGAGGAGTCCCTAAGGAAGACGTGAGGTGGCCAGAGTACGATACGGGCAAACAGGGCGCAGCAAAGATGCAGTCAGCGGCTCCGATGCAAGCAGCAGCAACCATCAAGTCAGCGGATACCACACAGTCTGCGGCTCCCCCTGGTCCCGGATTGTCAGCCGCACTGGATGGTATGTTACATGGTCCAACCATCAAAGACAAGAACCAGAAGAAAAAGAACGCACCAGTCGTCGGTCCTGATAGTATTCCAACGGAAGAAGTCAGGTGGGGGGAGCAACATTCCGGGAAACAGGGCGCAGCAAAGATGCAGTCCGCGGCTCCGATGCAAGCAGCAGCAACCATCAAATCAGCAGATACAACACAGTCTGCGGCTCCTCCTGGTCCTGGGCTGTCAGCTGCGTTAGAGGGTATGTTGCATGGTCCAACCATCAAAGACAGGAACCAGAAGAAAAAGAACGCACCAGTCGTCGGTCCTGATAGTATTCCAACGGAAGAAGTCAGGTGGGGGGAGCAACATTCCGGGAAACAGGGCGCAGCAAAGATGCAGTCCGCGGCTCCAACCCAAGCAGCAGCAACCATCAAGTCAGCGGATACAACACAGTCTGCGGCTCCTCCTGGTCCTGGGCTGTCAGCTGCGTTAGAGGGTATGCTGCATGGTCCAACCATCAAGGACAAGAACCAGAAGAAAAAGAACGCACCAGTCGTCGGTCCTGATAGTATTCCAACGGAAGAAGTCAGGTGGGGCGAGCAACATTCCGGGAAAG GGGCTAAAGGATCAGGACAGAGCAACAACAAGTCTGGGGGACGCAAGGGGTCAGgcaaaaagaaaggaaagaaatga
- the LOC136442169 gene encoding uncharacterized protein isoform X7 — protein MASKDTGIKKTVAEKTAAQGQKTSGDKTKDAAGAGDNKGVKAGTLGTSQKHAEQTSSAAANAGKGGLEGALAGMLHGPTIKDKTSKENAPIVGPDGIPTEKDRWGSEYVTLKQGAATMQSAAPTQAAATIKSADTTQSAASHGPGLSAALEGMLHGPTIKDKTSKEKAPIVGPDGIPTEKDRWGSEYVTLKQGAATMQSAAPTQAAATIKSADTTQSAASPGPGLSAALEGMLHGPTIKDKTSKEKAPIVGPGGIPKEDVRWPEYGTEKQGAVKMQSAAPTQAAATIKSADTTQSAAPPGPGLSAALEGMLHGPTIKDKTSKEKAPIVGPGGVPKEDVRWPEYGTDKQGAAKMQSATPTQAAATIKSADTTQSAAPPGPGLSAALAGMLHGPTIKDKTSKEKAPIVGPGGVPKEDVRWPEYGSDKQGAVKMQSAAPTQAAATIKSADTTQSAAPPGTGLSAALDGMLHGPTIKDKTSKEKAPIVGPGGVPKEDVRWPEYGSDKQGAVKMQSAAPTQAAATIKSADTTQSAAPPGPGLSAALEGMLHGPTIKDKTSKEKAPIVGPGGVPKEDVRWPEYGTEKQGAVKMQSAAPTQAAATIKSADTTQSAAPPGPGLSAALEGMLHGPTIKDKTSKEKAPIVGPGGVPKEDVRWPEYGTEKQGAAKMQSAAPMQAAATIKSADTTQSAAPPGPGLSAALEGMLHGPTIKDKNQKKKNAPVVGPDSIPTEEVRWGEQHSGKQGAAKMQSAAPTQAAATIKSADTTHSAAPPGPGLSAALEGMLHGPTIKDKNQKKKNAPVVGPDSIPTEEVRWGEQHSGKQGAVKMQSAAPMQAAATIKSADTTQSTAPPGAGLSAALEGMLHGPTIKDKTSKEKAPIVGPGGVPKEDVRWPEYDTGKQGAAKMQSAAPMQAAATIKSADTTQSAAPPGPGLSAALDGMLHGPTIKDKNQKKKNAPVVGPDSIPTEEVRWGEQHSGKQGAAKMQSAAPMQAAATIKSADTTQSAAPPGPGLSAALEGMLHGPTIKDRNQKKKNAPVVGPDSIPTEEVRWGEQHSGKQGAAKMQSAAPTQAAATIKSADTTQSAAPPGPGLSAALEGMLHGPTIKDKNQKKKNAPVVGPDSIPTEEVRWGEQHSGKGAKGSGQSNNKSGGRKGSGKKKGKK, from the exons gcataaAGAAGACAGTCGCTGAGAAGACCGCAGCCCAGGGCCAGAAGACGAGCGGTGATAAGACTAAAGATGCAG CAGGAGCTGGAGACAACAAGGGGGTGAAAGCTGGCACCTTGGGGACATCGCAAAAGCACGCTGAGCAGACCAGTTCAGCAGCAGCAAATGCAGGGAAAGGCGGACTGGAGGGTGCACTAGCAGGCATGCTGCATGGTCCAACCATCAAGGACAAGACTTCGAAAGAAAACGCTCCCATCGTAGGTCCAGATGGCATTCCTACGGAAAAAGACAGGTGGGGTTCAGAGTACGTCACCCTCAAACAGGGAGCTGCGACAATGCAGTCAGCGGCTCCAACCCAAGCAGCAGCAACCATCAAATCAGCGGATACAACTCAGTCTGCGGCTTCTCATGGTCCTGGGCTGTCAGCTGCGTTAGAGGGCATGCTGCATGGTCCAACCATCAAGGACAAGACTTCGAAAGAAAAAGCTCCCATCGTCGGTCCAGATGGCATTCCTACGGAAAAAGACAGGTGGGGTTCAGAGTACGTCACCCTCAAACAGGGAGCTGCGACAATGCAGTCAGCGGCTCCAACCCAAGCAGCAGCAACCATCAAATCAGCAGATACAACTCAGTCTGCGGCTTCTCCTGGTCCTGGGCTGTCAGCTGCGTTAGAGGGCATGCTGCATGGTCCAACCATCAAGGACAAGACTTCGAAAGAAAAAGCTCCCATCGTCGGTCCAGGAGGAATCCCTAAGGAAGACGTGAGGTGGCCAGAGTACGGCACAGAGAAGCAGGGCGCAGTAAAGATGCAATCAGCCGCTCCAACCCAAGCAGCAGCAACCATCAAATCAGCAGATACCACACAGTCTGCGGCTCCACCAGGTCCTGGGCTGTCAGCTGCGTTAGAGGGCATGCTGCATGGTCCAACCATCAAGGACAAGACTTCGAAAGAAAAAGCTCCCATCGTCGGTCCAGGAGGAGTCCCTAAGGAAGACGTGAGGTGGCCAGAGTACGGCACAGACAAACAGGGCGCAGCAAAGATGCAGTCAGCGACTCCAACCCAAGCAGCAGCAACCATCAAATCAGCAGATACCACACAGTCTGCGGCTCCACCAGGTCCTGGATTGTCAGCCGCACTGGCGGGTATGTTACATGGTCCAACCATCAAAGACAAGACTTCGAAAGAAAAAGCCCCCATCGTCGGGCCAGGAGGAGTCCCTAAGGAAGACGTGAGGTGGCCAGAGTACGGTTCAGACAAGCAGGGAGCAGTAAAGATGCAATCAGCCGCTCCAACCCAAGCAGCAGCAACCATCAAGTCAGCGGATACCACACAGTCTGCGGCTCCCCCTGGTACCGGATTGTCAGCCGCACTGGATGGTATGTTACATGGTCCAACCATCAAAGACAAGACTTCGAAAGAAAAAGCCCCCATCGTCGGGCCAGGAGGAGTCCCTAAGGAAGACGTGAGGTGGCCAGAGTACGGTTCAGACAAGCAGGGAGCAGTAAAGATGCAATCAGCCGCTCCAACCCAAGCAGCAGCAACCATCAAATCAGCAGATACAACTCAGTCTGCGGCTCCACCAGGTCCTGGGCTGTCAGCTGCGTTAGAGGGCATGCTGCATGGTCCAACCATCAAAGACAAGACTTCGAAAGAAAAAGCCCCCATCGTCGGGCCAGGAGGAGTCCCTAAGGAAGACGTGAGGTGGCCAGAGTACGGCACAGAGAAGCAGGGCGCAGTAAAGATGCAATCAGCCGCTCCAACCCAAGCAGCAGCAACCATCAAATCAGCAGATACCACACAGTCTGCGGCTCCACCAGGTCCTGGGCTGTCAGCTGCATTAGAGGGCATGTTACATGGTCCAACCATCAAGGACAAGACTTCGAAAGAAAAAGCTCCCATCGTCGGTCCAGGAGGAGTCCCTAAGGAAGACGTGAGGTGGCCAGAGTACGGCACAGAGAAGCAGGGCGCAGCAAAGATGCAGTCAGCGGCTCCGATGCAAGCAGCAGCAACCATCAAGTCAGCGGATACAACACAGTCTGCGGCTCCACCAGGTCCTGGGCTGTCAGCTGCATTAGAGGGCATGCTGCATGGTCCAACCATCAAGGACAAGAACCAGAAGAAAAAGAACGCACCAGTCGTCGGTCCTGATAGTATTCCAACGGAAGAAGTCAGGTGGGGGGAGCAACATTCCGGGAAACAGGGCGCAGCAAAGATGCAGTCCGCGGCTCCAACCCAAGCAGCAGCAACCATCAAGTCAGCGGATACAACTCACTCTGCGGCTCCCCCAGGTCCTGGGCTGTCAGCTGCGTTAGAGGGTATGTTGCATGGTCCAACCATCAAAGACAAGAACCAGAAGAAAAAGAACGCACCAGTCGTCGGTCCTGATAGTATTCCAACGGAAGAAGTCAGGTGGGGGGAGCAACATTCCGGGAAACAGGGCGCAGTAAAGATGCAGTCCGCGGCTCCGATGCAAGCAGCAGCAACCATCAAGTCAGCGGATACCACACAGTCTACGGCTCCTCCAGGTGCTGGCTTGTCAGCTGCGTTAGAGGGTATGTTGCATGGTCCAACCATCAAGGACAAGACTTCGAAAGAAAAAGCTCCCATCGTCGGTCCAGGAGGAGTCCCTAAGGAAGACGTGAGGTGGCCAGAGTACGATACGGGCAAACAGGGCGCAGCAAAGATGCAGTCAGCGGCTCCGATGCAAGCAGCAGCAACCATCAAGTCAGCGGATACCACACAGTCTGCGGCTCCCCCTGGTCCCGGATTGTCAGCCGCACTGGATGGTATGTTACATGGTCCAACCATCAAAGACAAGAACCAGAAGAAAAAGAACGCACCAGTCGTCGGTCCTGATAGTATTCCAACGGAAGAAGTCAGGTGGGGGGAGCAACATTCCGGGAAACAGGGCGCAGCAAAGATGCAGTCCGCGGCTCCGATGCAAGCAGCAGCAACCATCAAATCAGCAGATACAACACAGTCTGCGGCTCCTCCTGGTCCTGGGCTGTCAGCTGCGTTAGAGGGTATGTTGCATGGTCCAACCATCAAAGACAGGAACCAGAAGAAAAAGAACGCACCAGTCGTCGGTCCTGATAGTATTCCAACGGAAGAAGTCAGGTGGGGGGAGCAACATTCCGGGAAACAGGGCGCAGCAAAGATGCAGTCCGCGGCTCCAACCCAAGCAGCAGCAACCATCAAGTCAGCGGATACAACACAGTCTGCGGCTCCTCCTGGTCCTGGGCTGTCAGCTGCGTTAGAGGGTATGCTGCATGGTCCAACCATCAAGGACAAGAACCAGAAGAAAAAGAACGCACCAGTCGTCGGTCCTGATAGTATTCCAACGGAAGAAGTCAGGTGGGGCGAGCAACATTCCGGGAAAG GGGCTAAAGGATCAGGACAGAGCAACAACAAGTCTGGGGGACGCAAGGGGTCAGgcaaaaagaaaggaaagaaatga
- the LOC136442169 gene encoding mucin-19-like isoform X2, protein MASKDTGVQMANGTDDLIWITPHICIKKTVAEKTAAQGQKTSGDKTKDAGRRNVSSSKVQSLHNLRNQTERTFRRKNLTNSGGKSVEEEEDRIGKLLGRLDRTLDGLKATDIVSGAGDNKGVKAGTLGTSQKHAEQTSSAAANAGKGGLEGALAGMLHGPTIKDKTSKENAPIVGPDGIPTEKDRWGSEYVTLKQGAATMQSAAPTQAAATIKSADTTQSAASHGPGLSAALEGMLHGPTIKDKTSKEKAPIVGPDGIPTEKDRWGSEYVTLKQGAATMQSAAPTQAAATIKSADTTQSAASPGPGLSAALEGMLHGPTIKDKTSKEKAPIVGPGGIPKEDVRWPEYGTEKQGAVKMQSAAPTQAAATIKSADTTQSAAPPGPGLSAALEGMLHGPTIKDKTSKEKAPIVGPGGVPKEDVRWPEYGTDKQGAAKMQSATPTQAAATIKSADTTQSAAPPGPGLSAALAGMLHGPTIKDKTSKEKAPIVGPGGVPKEDVRWPEYGSDKQGAVKMQSAAPTQAAATIKSADTTQSAAPPGTGLSAALDGMLHGPTIKDKTSKEKAPIVGPGGVPKEDVRWPEYGSDKQGAVKMQSAAPTQAAATIKSADTTQSAAPPGPGLSAALEGMLHGPTIKDKTSKEKAPIVGPGGVPKEDVRWPEYGTEKQGAVKMQSAAPTQAAATIKSADTTQSAAPPGPGLSAALEGMLHGPTIKDKTSKEKAPIVGPGGVPKEDVRWPEYGTEKQGAAKMQSAAPMQAAATIKSADTTQSAAPPGPGLSAALEGMLHGPTIKDKNQKKKNAPVVGPDSIPTEEVRWGEQHSGKQGAAKMQSAAPTQAAATIKSADTTHSAAPPGPGLSAALEGMLHGPTIKDKNQKKKNAPVVGPDSIPTEEVRWGEQHSGKQGAVKMQSAAPMQAAATIKSADTTQSTAPPGAGLSAALEGMLHGPTIKDKTSKEKAPIVGPGGVPKEDVRWPEYDTGKQGAAKMQSAAPMQAAATIKSADTTQSAAPPGPGLSAALDGMLHGPTIKDKNQKKKNAPVVGPDSIPTEEVRWGEQHSGKQGAAKMQSAAPMQAAATIKSADTTQSAAPPGPGLSAALEGMLHGPTIKDRNQKKKNAPVVGPDSIPTEEVRWGEQHSGKQGAAKMQSAAPTQAAATIKSADTTQSAAPPGPGLSAALEGMLHGPTIKDKNQKKKNAPVVGPDSIPTEEVRWGEQHSGKGAKGSGQSNNKSGGRKGSGKKKGKK, encoded by the exons gcataaAGAAGACAGTCGCTGAGAAGACCGCAGCCCAGGGCCAGAAGACGAGCGGTGATAAGACTAAAGATGCAG GGCGAAGGAATGTCTCTTCCTCAAAGGTGCAATCACTTCACAACTTACGAAATCAGACAGAAAGGACGTTCAGACGCAAAAACCTTACTAATAGTGGCGGGAAAAGtgtagaggaggaggaggaccgCATAGGCAAACTTCTGGGTCGGCTAGATAGAACTTTGGACGGGCTTAAGGCAACGGATATAGTATCCG GAGCTGGAGACAACAAGGGGGTGAAAGCTGGCACCTTGGGGACATCGCAAAAGCACGCTGAGCAGACCAGTTCAGCAGCAGCAAATGCAGGGAAAGGCGGACTGGAGGGTGCACTAGCAGGCATGCTGCATGGTCCAACCATCAAGGACAAGACTTCGAAAGAAAACGCTCCCATCGTAGGTCCAGATGGCATTCCTACGGAAAAAGACAGGTGGGGTTCAGAGTACGTCACCCTCAAACAGGGAGCTGCGACAATGCAGTCAGCGGCTCCAACCCAAGCAGCAGCAACCATCAAATCAGCGGATACAACTCAGTCTGCGGCTTCTCATGGTCCTGGGCTGTCAGCTGCGTTAGAGGGCATGCTGCATGGTCCAACCATCAAGGACAAGACTTCGAAAGAAAAAGCTCCCATCGTCGGTCCAGATGGCATTCCTACGGAAAAAGACAGGTGGGGTTCAGAGTACGTCACCCTCAAACAGGGAGCTGCGACAATGCAGTCAGCGGCTCCAACCCAAGCAGCAGCAACCATCAAATCAGCAGATACAACTCAGTCTGCGGCTTCTCCTGGTCCTGGGCTGTCAGCTGCGTTAGAGGGCATGCTGCATGGTCCAACCATCAAGGACAAGACTTCGAAAGAAAAAGCTCCCATCGTCGGTCCAGGAGGAATCCCTAAGGAAGACGTGAGGTGGCCAGAGTACGGCACAGAGAAGCAGGGCGCAGTAAAGATGCAATCAGCCGCTCCAACCCAAGCAGCAGCAACCATCAAATCAGCAGATACCACACAGTCTGCGGCTCCACCAGGTCCTGGGCTGTCAGCTGCGTTAGAGGGCATGCTGCATGGTCCAACCATCAAGGACAAGACTTCGAAAGAAAAAGCTCCCATCGTCGGTCCAGGAGGAGTCCCTAAGGAAGACGTGAGGTGGCCAGAGTACGGCACAGACAAACAGGGCGCAGCAAAGATGCAGTCAGCGACTCCAACCCAAGCAGCAGCAACCATCAAATCAGCAGATACCACACAGTCTGCGGCTCCACCAGGTCCTGGATTGTCAGCCGCACTGGCGGGTATGTTACATGGTCCAACCATCAAAGACAAGACTTCGAAAGAAAAAGCCCCCATCGTCGGGCCAGGAGGAGTCCCTAAGGAAGACGTGAGGTGGCCAGAGTACGGTTCAGACAAGCAGGGAGCAGTAAAGATGCAATCAGCCGCTCCAACCCAAGCAGCAGCAACCATCAAGTCAGCGGATACCACACAGTCTGCGGCTCCCCCTGGTACCGGATTGTCAGCCGCACTGGATGGTATGTTACATGGTCCAACCATCAAAGACAAGACTTCGAAAGAAAAAGCCCCCATCGTCGGGCCAGGAGGAGTCCCTAAGGAAGACGTGAGGTGGCCAGAGTACGGTTCAGACAAGCAGGGAGCAGTAAAGATGCAATCAGCCGCTCCAACCCAAGCAGCAGCAACCATCAAATCAGCAGATACAACTCAGTCTGCGGCTCCACCAGGTCCTGGGCTGTCAGCTGCGTTAGAGGGCATGCTGCATGGTCCAACCATCAAAGACAAGACTTCGAAAGAAAAAGCCCCCATCGTCGGGCCAGGAGGAGTCCCTAAGGAAGACGTGAGGTGGCCAGAGTACGGCACAGAGAAGCAGGGCGCAGTAAAGATGCAATCAGCCGCTCCAACCCAAGCAGCAGCAACCATCAAATCAGCAGATACCACACAGTCTGCGGCTCCACCAGGTCCTGGGCTGTCAGCTGCATTAGAGGGCATGTTACATGGTCCAACCATCAAGGACAAGACTTCGAAAGAAAAAGCTCCCATCGTCGGTCCAGGAGGAGTCCCTAAGGAAGACGTGAGGTGGCCAGAGTACGGCACAGAGAAGCAGGGCGCAGCAAAGATGCAGTCAGCGGCTCCGATGCAAGCAGCAGCAACCATCAAGTCAGCGGATACAACACAGTCTGCGGCTCCACCAGGTCCTGGGCTGTCAGCTGCATTAGAGGGCATGCTGCATGGTCCAACCATCAAGGACAAGAACCAGAAGAAAAAGAACGCACCAGTCGTCGGTCCTGATAGTATTCCAACGGAAGAAGTCAGGTGGGGGGAGCAACATTCCGGGAAACAGGGCGCAGCAAAGATGCAGTCCGCGGCTCCAACCCAAGCAGCAGCAACCATCAAGTCAGCGGATACAACTCACTCTGCGGCTCCCCCAGGTCCTGGGCTGTCAGCTGCGTTAGAGGGTATGTTGCATGGTCCAACCATCAAAGACAAGAACCAGAAGAAAAAGAACGCACCAGTCGTCGGTCCTGATAGTATTCCAACGGAAGAAGTCAGGTGGGGGGAGCAACATTCCGGGAAACAGGGCGCAGTAAAGATGCAGTCCGCGGCTCCGATGCAAGCAGCAGCAACCATCAAGTCAGCGGATACCACACAGTCTACGGCTCCTCCAGGTGCTGGCTTGTCAGCTGCGTTAGAGGGTATGTTGCATGGTCCAACCATCAAGGACAAGACTTCGAAAGAAAAAGCTCCCATCGTCGGTCCAGGAGGAGTCCCTAAGGAAGACGTGAGGTGGCCAGAGTACGATACGGGCAAACAGGGCGCAGCAAAGATGCAGTCAGCGGCTCCGATGCAAGCAGCAGCAACCATCAAGTCAGCGGATACCACACAGTCTGCGGCTCCCCCTGGTCCCGGATTGTCAGCCGCACTGGATGGTATGTTACATGGTCCAACCATCAAAGACAAGAACCAGAAGAAAAAGAACGCACCAGTCGTCGGTCCTGATAGTATTCCAACGGAAGAAGTCAGGTGGGGGGAGCAACATTCCGGGAAACAGGGCGCAGCAAAGATGCAGTCCGCGGCTCCGATGCAAGCAGCAGCAACCATCAAATCAGCAGATACAACACAGTCTGCGGCTCCTCCTGGTCCTGGGCTGTCAGCTGCGTTAGAGGGTATGTTGCATGGTCCAACCATCAAAGACAGGAACCAGAAGAAAAAGAACGCACCAGTCGTCGGTCCTGATAGTATTCCAACGGAAGAAGTCAGGTGGGGGGAGCAACATTCCGGGAAACAGGGCGCAGCAAAGATGCAGTCCGCGGCTCCAACCCAAGCAGCAGCAACCATCAAGTCAGCGGATACAACACAGTCTGCGGCTCCTCCTGGTCCTGGGCTGTCAGCTGCGTTAGAGGGTATGCTGCATGGTCCAACCATCAAGGACAAGAACCAGAAGAAAAAGAACGCACCAGTCGTCGGTCCTGATAGTATTCCAACGGAAGAAGTCAGGTGGGGCGAGCAACATTCCGGGAAAG GGGCTAAAGGATCAGGACAGAGCAACAACAAGTCTGGGGGACGCAAGGGGTCAGgcaaaaagaaaggaaagaaatga